The window TCTACTTGATAAATCGGATCCAAGAGCAAATGCTGATATCGTGGTTGCTAAAGATGGGTCCGGGAAATACAAGACGATCACGGCCGCTCTTAAGGCGGTCCCAGATAATAGTAAGGATCGGACGGTGATCTATGTGAAGAAAGGGATTTATTATGAGAATGTGAGGGTTGAGAAGTCAAAATGGAATGTGATGATGATCGGCGACGGTATGAATAAGACCATTGTCTCCGGTAGTAAGAATTTCGTCGATGGGACGCCAACGTTCTCTTCGGCAACTTTCGGTAAtttctttgaatttttatttttttttcactggtttggattttgattttctttggttttgattttaagTGAATTTGGTAGGCCAAACAATCGTAATTTTTAGGtaatttaaggttttttttttttaaaaaaaaatctaaatttccaatgtgcatgtgaaaaTTAATTTCTTGCCATGATTGGTCAATGTGGTTATGGGATTAGATGATCTGGACCGTGCATGATGTTAATCCTACTGTGGATGGGCGACTAGTGCAAATTTACACCGAAGGGACAGTCCTGGCTACTTGATTTCCATGGTTGAATATGGACTGTTGATTTGATTCTGTTTAAACCATCTGTTTGAAGTCTTGAGAATCGAATGGATTAGATTTCCCAGTTGAAGTGATATCCTTATAATCAACCATCAAATGCGGGGCTAATCAGGTGGACGATTTGGATCATCCTCCCATAcaaccacatgggccccaccatagatagGCTAGTATATCAGCTCAAGCAATATTTTAAGCACTATAGTATAGGGCTGAAAGGCCGGCaggttgggctagggttaagCACCCAACCCAAGTTTCTTATACTCAACTCTAACCCAACCTTacgttgggaattctcaacccaatctCAACTCAAGTTGGCTGGGTCGGATTGGTCAagtggatatatgctaatattttcattattacattaatctatcatattttcaatacatatcttattttttgtacttatgattttattaattatatatgtaattatttatagtaaaaaagttcattttttctaaataaacaagctaaaatataggacaactactctttTAAAAGCCATGTTGTGCActatgcaatctatttgggagagaaatccagcgtatcttgttagcttgagtcatcagaaataaTGTAAATCAATGAAACTCGACagcattggaatttcctatgACTTCAACACAAACgttctgcactcaattataatttataaggaacttatatatcgatctAGTTTGAATTGGGTTGAGCAATCCGAGACCTCAACTTGagccaacccaagttttatcaggtcagtgtttgtatagcccaaaccTGAGACCGAACCCaatacatcctacccaagcccaacccaatgtcctACTATAGTATAGCATGtaggtagggctgtcaatggtccTGTCTTGGGCCTACGTTTTGCTGGGCTTGTACAAATCTCGACCCAGCCCGTGCATCGCTCATTTCAACCCCATATCTAGGACCATGTACATTGCTCATCTCATCCACACACCAAAAGCTGATGGTCCATCATGGAAAACTAACGACCGTTGATCTTCTTGCACTGCAGCCGCCTTTGGCAAGGGCTTCATCGCTCGGGACATGGGATTCCAGAACAACGCCGGCGCGATCAAGCAGCAGGCAGTCGCCTTAATGGCCAGCTCCGATCAGTCAGTTTTCTTCCGATGCAGCTTCGACGCGTTCCAAGACACGCTCTACACACACTCCCTCCGTCAGTTTTATCGCGAGTGTGACATCATCGGGACCGTCGATTTCATCTTCGGCAATGCAGCCGTCATCCTCCAGAACTGTACAATCCGTCCCAGGGTCCCGATGCTGGGCCAGCAGGACACGATCACGGCCCAAGGTAAGATGGACCCGAATCAGAACACGGGTATTGTGATACACAACTGCCAGATCACGGCCTTTGGGAACCTTACATCTGTTCAAACATACCTTGGTAGGCCATGGAAACCGTACTCGACGACAGTGTACATCCAGTCCATGATGGGTGGGTTGATCGATCCAGATGGATGGTTGCCATGGGTCGGAGATTCTGCACCGGACACGATCTTCTACTCTGAGTATGGTAACTATGGGCCCGGTTCGTCGACAAAAAATCGGGTGAAATGGAAGGGATTAAGGAGTATTAGCTCTAAGCAAGCTACTAAATTCACTGTTAGCTCTTTTATTAGTGGGGATAAGTGGATTTCAAAGGCAGGTGTTAGTTATAAGGCTGGGATTTGAGTTTCACTTTTTAATCTTGAGGTGATtggtgcaagtggggcccatagttagATGATCTAGAGTGTTGAGTTGGATGGTGGACAACCCTAAAATCATTAAgaatggaagatcctagccatccaataatTAGACTATGTTCTGGACCattggtgtgatttttttatttttttatttttttctcttagaCGTCTGTTCATGGGCTACTTATgaaagggttaggattttccaattTATGAAATTTCGGGCTGTCTCGCATCGATGATGGGACCCCTCTgatcaatgatttggatcaccTAACCCTGGAGCCACTTGGGCACTAGTACGtcgggaccttttttttttttttttgtagttttgGTACGTGGGTCTATTGTTATTTTGGAAAATTATATGTGATTGAGTATTGATTAATATAAATTGGAATAAAATAATGAAGAGTTTTGTTATATGGGTTTGCATTATAATTTTGAtcggttgtttttttattttatttgatttttttctttgggGGGAGgctgagggcctgtttgggtgctaCTAAAAAAAAgttctatctcattttaggtaATAACAAATTTTTATTAGGGATTATAGTTTATATAAATTGTTGGTTACCAGAATTATTTTAAAACCTAAAAGAGATTTCTAATTCATAATTACTTATATAGAAGTCATtgttaagtggcacccaaacagggcCCATCTGAAGTTTATATCTACCCTGAGGAATGTTGGTGGTGGTATAGGGCATGATACGGAAGTAAGATTCTGGGCTGGGCCAAGCACAGACCGTCCAGATAATTTTGGGTTGGGCCAAGCACACAGGCTGGTGTTGGGCTGAATTTTCAGGCTCAACAAATAATTGCGTAGGCATGGGCTTGATATGAGGCCTATTTGAGCATGTACCTTGCCAGCTGACAACTTTCAAACATATATTGTGTGGACTCATTTTTTACAGCAACCTCTCGTCCAATCAAAATTTGCCAAGTCATACATGTACCGGGTAGTAGCCGAACCCATTTTGGTGCAGTGAACTATCTGGCTGCTGGATTATGTCCAATTTCATGCTCACCAATGAAGAAGTACCATGTAGGCTATTATACGTGGGACCTACGGTGGAAAAGTAAAGACCACTTGCATGAAATTATAATTTTGCACTTTTCACTTTGGGTCTAATTCATATATATGCATGCGGTGCCTCTTCATTTCACTGGTGGTGCTTGCTGGACAATGTCCCTCTCCATCTCGAGTGCTTCATGCACTCCACTTAACACCAATGAAAATGAGCCATGTAAATGtattaaaacattaaaaatataaaaattaatctcataaaatgatatctttGCCCTTTTTATCAGTCTCAAGCGCAACGCACATATTACATTTTCATTAGGGCCGGATGGACTGCATCTAGTGTCCAGCTGCATGCACGCAGTCCCCATCCATAGGGGAACTTCATTCATCGCTAATGAAAAAACACTAGTATGccaacccggggacggacagcttccgtgatgccccgaatccgacactcgacttccatacaacaagtcccgagttcggcgcaccacaaggaagatttttgactgaatttttttttgtatatacatgtaataatacctgagcatgaagatccataatcaaaataccaagcaaaactctccattataaatcctgatagttacaagtaccatgctttccaagggtacacgacattaacattgccaaatcaaaaaaatagatacaatacatcgagaaagctaagtcttccaagctactcctgccctgaaaaaaatgggaaataggagacTTAGACAAAAagtctagtgagtacacacgtatgtgcagtgtatcctacatgcaggcaagataaatatgctacagggaaatcataccacagccataaccgtagtacatgcatccgtaatcacatcatcatcatcatattgtcatgccataattatacaatatcgaaaatactgaaaagtccatgagtcatacaatattagagtacgcaatataaatcagcatgtaaataatgagtgataaagagctaaatattagatgtcgaggatgcaatgcaatatacagttcccgatgagttcacgaataccatcagccgtatctaaatactgaaacatcgtaacccgaaatgctaaatgttactaatgcaatgcaacatgtgatgcgaatgaaatgactatactGGAGTGAAGTCaagatggtagtacgtagtatcacagactatggggtctatcacaaaggacttctatccaaactagtcccatacctaattcggatagtcagactcaatgtggtaaactcctgatctcaggttagtcgcgcgccccaaccgaaatcctggccattgcgaaggtacacgtaacaaatagttgcgcaccaccagcccgagtggatggtgaatgaatgaatgaatgagtatgcaactcctgctcaataagtccacatatcaagatgtttatctctgggatcatcaccggtttagtacactccaaatgacactgtctctctcccagcagcacatccaagtgagcataagaaacctcactatccgcccggccaatagtccgccaatacctacccgagacgtcgatagcggacccatttacgagctggtcaaactcacctaataatgccccctaccctcgagcgggtaaggccacacccctcccaaccgaccacgacacgtgggagacgcggcctcccggtattcggcactcgggcgctcatgtatccactcggtcctgacgttggggcgtctcccggcctcggaggtttagggattttcacccaaggacatctatggcgcccgtatgctagaaccaaatatttccggtgtcccatccggccatctacgatatgtctgtggaggctacggccccgatgtcactagggcacataatgcaagatgcatgagtcatacaatacatcaatccttcgcataccgcACATACTGTGCGctcgtgagataacctccgcctatcgggagtctcataacaatccgcccaacgacatatgcaatggtcaaccacatcccataacaagcatgcagatgatgcgtatgggcatgtataatgatgttatgttgtcacatactcataatcgtatcaataaccgacatcgaccatcaatcacaacaatgtagacatttaaccaacattgtcccccaaggtatggcccacataaaaccaaacatataatgggcccacagccttacataaaggcctaatatacaacacaatgagcatCACTCAAGGGTCACATGTATGcaagccctgctcatgggcctcaaatacatgacatatgggccctgcacatgagtctcgcatacatcaaataggtcatgcatcatgggcctaatacacatctcaatgggccttattacatagacctcatattcatattaggccttaaacatgggctgcatatacatcaaataggtctcgacaaacgaaatcgacCTTAATAATCGGATTTGACACTCGGAACCGGGCTCGAtagtcggccttgacaatcagaatcggcctcaataaatcggcctatacaataagtatcgatgagaatgggtctaactgggcttaaggaaaggtcaccatgtggcgtttaaccatcattacccaaaaatgtggacattcaaccaacactgctCTCCAAGCAGTGGTCCGCATAGAGTTaattataaggtgggcccaaatatccaataagTGGTCTTAATTCGTCATCACAGGTGAGCCTTACACATGAAGCACTTGGACCTACACATCATGGcagtcgatacattgggccgtaccaatgggcctcctatacaacaagtgggccgcatcaatgagtcgtacaatgcacaataggtaggccctgcacacgCAGCAgataggccccactagatggttagtgaggacataaaatgcatacatctagtgggtcacacattccacagacagtgtgaataaaacatacatcgaggctagtcctctatgacctggacggttagggtggaacatatgaggtgggctctgatcaaaacgaatatgaGGACagactatatgctacaggtatgggcctattaatgggccctagggagagagtgacaatgcagacattaaaccaacatcatccttacaatgtggacatcaaaccatcattgctcccaaggcatagtccactataaaatcaacataaataccatggtggaatcacactacaatgggccttatgtacaacttattgggccttgacccatgagcctccagtacatcaaatgggcctcatacatgggtctcgtatattcttatcaaggtgggcctcattatatgggccgcaccaaaaatcatttcaatagttgtaggcataacatgtgtattactccactcatggcccacatatgatgatcagcactgtccaaacatatccATCTAAATCGGCGCCAATCAAACATTGTCTTGCACTATCTCAACActatggacagtgtagatacaaaatacgaacatctaggcgggccgcacaagtggacggtatggatgaaggacacatagcatggtgggcctatacagtgtaggtgggcccaacacatgcaGCAAGCAGGCCCTGTGCCATCAAGACGGGCagacagtgcggatataaaatacatacatcggaaAGTCCTACCATCCAGCGagctaaatggtgtggatatacaatacatttatcatagcgaaatcacacattgaaatgtgccttatatacatcatattgggcctcgacccgtgggccctaaatacatctaatgggccacatcacacgggTCTCAACtacataacaaggtgggccttaacaatgggccataaatatgataagtgggccacaccacatgggccacatgtatatcaaatgagccacactcaaatataagtggtgataatgatttccactactaaaatttccaaggcccgccataacatttatttcccatccaatcaaatcataagatctcaaggatttcaaaggtagccattcaatcctcaccgtgcactatggtccacttgataaataaatctgtcttattttcatcccaaacctaaaaatcatttcccaaaaaatggttggacggttggatgaaacacatgcatcatggtggcaccgtctctaatggagggtatggtttacaatacatacataagtgggtcccatgtggggcttaccataatgtttgtttctcatctaacccattgataaggtcactcagatctGGGGCTCACATTAATATTCATTTCCCACCCAAccgaggcccactgtaatgtttattttcatccaacctgtgcataaggCCACTTGGACCTGGGTGGGACTGGGCCCACCGtgctatttatttgccatccaactgtttataagttcacaGGGACCTTGGGGTAGGGCCTACTGAACCGTTTATTGCCCATATAGCCTGTTGATAGGGTctggtcaggggcccacc of the Magnolia sinica isolate HGM2019 chromosome 7, MsV1, whole genome shotgun sequence genome contains:
- the LOC131251805 gene encoding putative pectinesterase/pectinesterase inhibitor 24 codes for the protein MSSFKSYGKVYEVDQERLEARRTTRKRIAIVALSAIVLVGIIVGAVVGTSAGGPDPKSESNGSMSGTDSLSTSIQAVCKVTQYPDSCYSSLKPLINSTRVDPVELFRLSLQVAMDEVSRALDRMSVHGIDDAAINDCKELVGLTVDFLNGSLSFVDLTSTDTVDNLETWLSAAGTYIETCIDGLQNSTEAIKTQITDSLKNSTEFTSNSLAIVTAIFNVVDSFKLRRLMGHSHREYPRWVSVKDRNLLDKSDPRANADIVVAKDGSGKYKTITAALKAVPDNSKDRTVIYVKKGIYYENVRVEKSKWNVMMIGDGMNKTIVSGSKNFVDGTPTFSSATFAAFGKGFIARDMGFQNNAGAIKQQAVALMASSDQSVFFRCSFDAFQDTLYTHSLRQFYRECDIIGTVDFIFGNAAVILQNCTIRPRVPMLGQQDTITAQGKMDPNQNTGIVIHNCQITAFGNLTSVQTYLGRPWKPYSTTVYIQSMMGGLIDPDGWLPWVGDSAPDTIFYSEYGNYGPGSSTKNRVKWKGLRSISSKQATKFTVSSFISGDKWISKAGVSYKAGI